TTAATAAATTTACAATAATTTTCAAATAATCTTCTTCTCATTAATAAAAAAATAGGATAACCCATAAAAACAAACAATATTATAATTTATATACTATATATTCACCCCAAATAATTATTTAAATCTTGTATTTAATGATTTTTAGTATAATTCATATCCCATTAATTGTTTTCTTATAATGATTTTTTGTAATTTATAAATTAAAAAATAAATTTATATGACATAATAAAATAACAAAAAACATATATAAATGTCGTTGCATGGCGACATATGTTAATATATCACGACATCATATATAAATATTTTGGAAAAAATTATAAAAAAACAGAATCTTTAAAAAAAATTAAAAAGACATATTATTATACTACTTTAATCCCATAAATATCAAAATATTCCAATACAAAAATATTTTCACAACATTTATAAAAGACATAATAACATATTATTAAATAGCGCAAAATACTATTTTATTAATACTAACCAAAATTTAATAACAAATAGTACTATAAAAATAAACCTACTAAAGAAACACCGCAACAAAGCTTATTTTAAAGATAATACTGGTTAATATGAAAAATAAAATTAGGTATTACCGCCAAGAAATGAAAATTACCCAAAAAGAATTAGGAAAGATATTAGGCGTATCTAGACAAACAATCTCAGCTTTAGAAAATAATAAGTTCAACCCAACTATTCTCATGGCCCATAAACTCACAATACTCTTTAATTGCAAAATAGAAGACCTTTTTACTTTCGATGAAAAATACAAATATGACTCCGATAAAAAAACTTTAGAAGAAATCACAGAAGAATAACTAAACAAACACCAAAAAATATTAAGGAGAAAAAAAATGATATTAAAAATCTTTAAAGACTCAATTTCATATACACTAAAAAATAAAAAAAAACTTCTTAAAACTAAGCCTACTTGGAATCTTTTCTTTCCTAATAATCCCACTAATAGCCATCCACAGATATTCATACAGAACATCCCAAATAGGAATAAACAGAATGATATCATATGGAGACGAGCCCATACCTAATTTTAAAAATATAAAAAAACTTCTAATACAAGGACTAAAAATCCTCTTAATTAAATTCATTTATGCCATAACAAGCATAATAATCACAACATACATATTAATAAACTGGAAAATTATTGAAATAGCATCATTCAACACATTCCCAGATTTTAAACTTATACTAAATCTCGGACTTAAAGAAATAGGCATTTTCACAACCATATTGATTCTAACATATCTATTCACATCAATAGCCATCCCCAATATGATAGCCAACAATGGAAAAATATCCGAAGCCTCCAATATAAAAAAATACTCCAAGTCATAAAAAACGTAGGAATCACAAACTACCTAATATTTACAATATTATCAATTACTTTAATAATAACTACCACCATAATCATTTTCCTTTTAAGCCAATTCATAAACACCATAATAACCACCATAATCTAAGCTTAAATACCCTCCCCCAATTAGGACATTTAATCAGCTACCTAAACATCTTCATGTTCCTAGGACTATTCCTA
This DNA window, taken from Methanobrevibacter sp. TMH8, encodes the following:
- a CDS encoding helix-turn-helix transcriptional regulator, whose translation is MKNKIRYYRQEMKITQKELGKILGVSRQTISALENNKFNPTILMAHKLTILFNCKIEDLFTFDEKYKYDSDKKTLEEITEE